The Rosa chinensis cultivar Old Blush chromosome 7, RchiOBHm-V2, whole genome shotgun sequence DNA segment TAGTTGATAACAATTGAATTCCCTAGATTTCATGCTAAAGATTTCcgtacataagccttattgatcccagacatatgccaaagttcctatgaattccaacttattgatcctgtatagaactcaagtagccaaactataatttactccacttaatgatcaggttcaagcaaacatgttcaatatcattaagcacaaaagaactaggaaatcatgcaaacaagaatattgactatgatcaagcacttgtatccttaattcacaactctttaatcacaagattgaattatcttttggcaccctagaaaacatctactcattgatcaagcatcatgttctccaaccaaataactcataaacaaaacctaggtcttattgatcccaagcaaagattttgaataaaagttatTTGAAATagtgattaagagtttaacatagaaatagaaattcaaaaattcaatagcaaaccaactaaacaaataaaatagtcatactaggggcttcatctcagccctagcttagaAGTTTAGCAATCCATAACTATGAAAAGTAGgactagaatcaaagaaaacatgaaacaaacaatggaagaattgaggaactcgggtccagcgatggtgagagcttttcttctccttgttcttTGTGGAATATGTTGCCTCTTGTTTTTCTCTAGACATTCTAGGTTTTCTGTGTTGTATGTTTCTTTCCATTTGtacttgacttgggcttcttaagtcttctagtccaacttggaatagaTTTCTTCTCTTTAAAGAAACTCAAGGTTATTCTAGTCAACGCAAGAAATTACTCTAAATATGTCAGACACGTTCAGTCTTATTCCATTCGAGTGCTAAGAACAACAAACTTAGGCCGCACAAGTCAGATTCCCAAAAGATATGCAAAATCTgtcagaatctgccttcccgaactaggttcacttaaatcatcataacttcctctagaagaatgcgaatccacttccctaaaattcctcagaaagctaacatccgtatctttccaatggtataTGGCTCGCCTGCTACTTCCTTGTGAGAAGGTAAAATTCAATCCTCAAAGTTGACGCTCAGCAGAGGCAATTCTAGAAGCTCAGGATAGCAAGCATGCTTTCAATCCTGCGTTTGACTttaagctccaaatctttcttttctccaatttaacctacaaaacacaaatacaaagtaaatgactcaaaaataacAAGAACTAAGCATAGAATCctacatttaagggtataaaaatgtatgaaattatgaacctATCAACACTCTTGTATGTCTTGTTGATTTTATGGCCTGTTTGGCTTCCAAACTTGCGTTGGAGGATGGAAAATTTGGATGTCGTGGATCTCACGCGAAGTAAAGGTGGATTTGATTACCGTAGATAGTTTTTACTTAGTTAGCAAGTCTCTTCTTGTGAAGTTTTAGATGTCAACGTGTATAGGTAAGATATAACGCATTGAAGTGTTACAAATTAGAAATGAGAATATGGTTGTTTTACAATGTAATTTACAATGGCTagggaaaatgttcttcatatcGGCCCATGGTACTACAACACGATGACCTCTTAGACTTGTCTCTTGTTTCTTTTATCTTCAATTATGGTTTGGGTATAACTACACAACTTGCCTTATGGGTTGCGCACATAGAAGATTAGGCGTACTGTATAGGGTACGCTTTGGTAGGTTTCTAATGGTGGACAAGGCTAGTGCTTATGTTTGTTTTGCTTAGATGGGAGTTAATCACGATCTCTTCCTCTTGGGTATGGCATAAACGGGCTTTATGTTGTTGCCTACCTTGGAGGTTGAAGTCAAGTTTGTGTACAAAAAGGTTGTTAAATTTCTCAAAGCTACCAGGACTACTTTCACCCCCTCTTTCAACAAGTCCATCTCTTTCCAGACCTCTTCTTGTCTCTCCCAACAAAAAGATGATGCAGACGGGCAATTACAACCAAAATTCACAATAACCCAAATCACCATCTCAGACATGTCACCAGGACCAAGACCAAGACCAAGACCAAGACCAAGACCTTGACCTCTTCAAACGTAGCCCTCCATACTCTCAGAAACAGAGTGCCCGGTGACACTGCAGCCAAAAAAAGTGAACCCCTGATTCTCGTTTTCAGTCCAACCCATCTCGTAAAGTAGTGTCGTGACTCCAACAATTCATTCTACATATAAAGTCCCCATCATTCGAGCAAAAAACAATCCATAATCAAAGAAATGACCGTTAGGCCGAAAATACCTTTATTAAAGATTTTTCAActtgattcatttttttttcccagaCTTGATTtcaaaaaactgaacagtcatCATAAAATTACTATTTCAAAAGTATTTGAATGGAACATCCATCATGTTGTCCTGCATTTGAAAAAAATGTAGTGAATCAGTAATGGCATTAAACTAGTGCATCAGTAATTACAAGCACTTATTCGGATGAACAATCTCTGGAGACAAACCTACAcattagaagaaagaaaacccACATTCACAAACTCACTGACCTACAcattagaagaaagaaaaaacccacACTCACAAACTCAATGACCTAAAAGAGCCAGAAGAAAAGCCCTGAAATTCCCAGAAGTCTCAGACTTTACGGCCTCATTCAAACTCTTACCATACTTCTTCTGGTACTCAATCTTCACATACATCATATCAATCTCCGCCCTCGTCACCACCACTCTCAACAATGTACTATCATCCGTCCCCAAACCCTTCATCGCTTTGTGCAGTACCCTAGCAAAGTACCTCCCTGGATGATCAGCACACTCCAGAATCGTCACCAGGCCATGCTCGAAGTTCCCGGAAGTCTCCTTCTTCACCGCTTTTCTCAGTGAATTCCCATACATGCTCTCATAAGCCGAGCTCACCGCATTCAGATGAGCCCGGCTTCGATTACTAAAAACTTCGATAAATTTCTTCTCATCAGTCCCCAGTCTTTTCTCTCCGGCCATGTACAGGGATTTCGCGTCGTTCTCCGCCGCTACCCTATCGAATTCGAAGCCCTCGTACCTCTGCGTGGTGACGAAACCCAGCAGGAGATTCTTGAGGTCGCCGGAGGTGTAAAGTCCGATGTCGCGTTCCAGATGGGTATTGAAAATCGAGGAGTAGACTTGCTTGAATAGGGCGATCTGGGAGGGGGTTCGGGAGCAGATGACCTCGGTTGCGGCGCGGTGGTCGGAGCCGGTGAGGGCGTGACGGACGATGGTGGCGTCGCGGGTGGCGGGGTCGGGGGTCCAGAGGAGGAGGGCTTTCTTGGTATTTCCGCTAAGCTCGGAGGAGAGGCGCTTGGTGAAGTCCTCGGAGTACATGGTACTGTACTCGCGCGCGATTTGGGCGCGTTGGGCGACGTCGCGGTGGGCGAGGATGTTGATGACGGCGGCGGTGTCGCAGCCGAAGCCCTTGAAGGCTTTGCGGAGGTCGATGGCGTCGGTGCGCGGTGAGGTCGGGGGTTGGGGTGTGGTTAAAGTCGCCATTGTTTGTTGCAAAAAATTATCGAATTGATTGTGACAGGGAAATCGTGGCAAGGGGTTTTGAGAAACCGATTTGGATTAGGTAGAGGAGTAACGGATCTCTAACGCGTGTGAGTAAAGGAGCCAACCGCTTGACATAAGTGATGAAAAGGACCaaagcttttctttttctcgtgtGGGTCAATGGTCAATTTTCATGACGTATAGTGTGGAGCACGTGGGATGAAAATGCCCAGTGAGATAGTGACACATCGACTAATTGGTTTAGGAGAAGGGCAAATAATTTAAAGAAACTGATTGGATTAGTTGCGGGAAATATGCTTTAaccgttttttattttttttatctgctaaattgtttatttttgaacTTAATTAAAGAGGGGCAGTTGTTgtgattttgaaaattttacatAAAGCCTTATTAGCTGAACTGAAATACAGATATATCATAggttgttgtaaatattattatctatatggatgtccacgtaaatactcattagttatgtactttgatgtaaactctacctctatatatagaggttaatgagactgaatgggaacacttctacttcctctcaactattttttttccatcttctccctactttataacacattatcagcacacTTGCTCTTAATTTTTTTCCACTCTATGATGATTTACGAGTTTTTAGTGCAACTTTGttgtttttgaccataactcaTAATCTACGAGTCAAAATTTTTTAGATTATATCATGGCACAGCTATTATAATTTCGTCAATtaccttgattttttttttgtttcatcgACAATCCTGCATCCATAATTCATGGTTTCTACAGTTTTCATTTTCAAGTATGCTGATCATACATGCAACTTGAATGTAATATTGCATTGGGAATATTATttgtatattattttatttgtttgtttcgtTATTTATTGTGTCATACCATAATTACACAATCATGAAAATTGCAATTTCATTCTGAATAGACTTCTTATGACATATTACGTAGCTAGGTAGCTTTAGAATCCTTGATAACCTCTAATTATTGTTCTATCTCTTATCGATTGACCAATTTTGTTCATTATTACTTAATGTGAACCATCTATAACTCTGTATGTGGTCACGTAAATTGAGAATTTGTTttgattgtttaattaaatGTCATCCTAGTCCATCTTATTGGCTTTTTGGCTTAGATGCCGTATATCAGTCCATATGCATATCGATTATATATCCAAGAACAATATCATGGTACCGGTtattatattgacgagagatttatggcacgttgtcatcgtatattatgaagatcttaaagacacattgctaaaagcaaaatctcaaaagtaaagTGTCATTATAAGTGTATTGCTTATCAATCCTCAAgagattcaaatgcaagtcaatgaaaggttgaaagagcctaaaactcactcatggaatcaaagagtctaaagcaagctcatatgtactcatttcattatagtcaacgagatctaaattgccttaatgagtactatgatcATACTACTATTGAATTCAAATTATGATTATTGTGTTGCAACATATTTTAACTTTCGTGAAGTTATGAATTacttagagctcttgaagagcttgtatgagacatatcaatacacaaagatattgatgtgcaGTGCatggctaggtatgccatgatgatttttcaatgttttaaactatacaaagtcAAAtatgtcaatttctttatattgtttagctattactttgtgtatgaatttgagcatgtgagattgtttctaaccttatcatatgaggtaaggCTTATTGAAAATAGTCTACctttgttggtattgcttaacctttgtaggtatgaaaatttgtgatcagcctctatatgcaaagcacacatggtctcacttcagtgatacacacatcaaactactatacatggtacatgtagcttattGCATACATAaatgaggcttgcaacaatcagggggagcatccggaagtatgctacctaggacatatgcgcgttgtgctctttttgtccatcgaccagagttatttttgtcccactgggtttttgttacctggtaaggtttttaacgagacaacaataagcgcgtccaataccatcattcattggtggacatccaagggggagtgttgtaaatattattaggGCTAATTActatttagtaccctgtggtttgggtcgaacatcaattcagtccctcgactttcaatttcatcaaaaacacccccacactatcatttctcatccaataggtccatccgttaTGATTCCGTCAATTTTAACTGTTTAGCTGCTGACGTGGCTATCCAACTCAGCATAGGTGGGCCCCACATGGAAGCGAATTTCCCAAACTGACCCTAGCCAGCcaaatatggaaaaatccaaaataaattctAGATTTTGAGGTTgggggactgaattgatgttcgaTTGGACCCTGGCCATCACTCTGTATCCATTGGACCTCATCACGCCTTTGGCTCCTTCAAACCAAGAAGTCGCCAGAAACCCAATCGTGCTTATACCGTTCGACAAAGGTAACTTTCACATTGGATCCATGACCGGAATTCGGGTTTGGGTCGAAGAAGTCCTCAGCTCTGAGAACGATCAAGAACCCGTCGTAGTAGATCCGCGAGGCGGCGGTCGTGACCCTGACGCCGTTGAGAGAGATTCCGGTGGCGGAAAGAGGCGAGGTGACAAAGAGGGAGCTACTAGAGAGGAGAGTTGGGATCTTGGTGCCGGCGGGGAgcgattttagggtttggagGGGGAGAGTAAGAGGGGCGAAGTGGaattggaggagagagagggagggttGGCTGGCTCTCTTGCAGGCGAAGTCCGGAGGAGCGAAGATGGTGAGCAACAGTGACTTGGGGATGAGAGACTGAGAGACGGCCTCGAGAGTGAGAGCCATAGAGAGGTAGCCAGAATCGGAGAGGACTTCGGCTGTGTTGAGGATGTTGTGGGAGGGGAGAgcggaggggagagagagaggggaaggagatgaggaggaggaagagagagacgGCGGTGATCAACGGCGACGCCATTGATGGAGCCTCAAGAAAGATTTAGGCAGTTGCAGAATGTAGAGTGTGTGAGAGTGAAAATGGGAGTGGGGAGGTGAATTTAGAGGGGCGGTTTTTCTTTTGGCGGGAAATTGTGGACAGCTGcactatatatattattttagtttGAAATATATCAATACCATGCAAGTGGTCCGGTGGTTGGGGCTTTTATTTTCATGCGTGTTGGGAGGGGTTCAAGTCTCCCCAACCTCAAAATCTagaatttattttggatttttccgtATTTGGCTGGCCAGGGTCAATTTGGGAAATTCTCCTCCATGTAGGGCCCACCTATGTTGAGTTGGATTACCACGTCAGCAGCTAAACGGTTGAAATTGATGGAATCATAACTCTATTGGATCAGAAATGATAGTATggaggtgtttttgatgaaattgaaagttgcgggactgaattgatgttcgacCCAAACCACatggtactaaacagtaattctatgtggatgtccacgtaaatactcattagttatgtactttgatgtaaactctacctctatatatagaggctaatgagactgaatgagaacacttctacttcctcccaactatttTTTCTCCATCTTCTCCCTACTTTAAAACATAGGTGAATTTAGAAATAAATTATCTTGTATTCAAATCTCATTATAGAAAATTGTTCATATCTTTAAATAATATAAAATTTTACGTTTATAACAAGCCAGCTAAAATTAAGGCCCCCGTTTGAaattgcttcgcttttaaaaaaagcctgcttttgtttaaaatttatattttattatatttggtaaataaataaatagataaaaagtaACTTTAGTTGAAAATTATAAGTCACTGGCAGTAGAATTTAGAAGCAACCCAaatgttgcttttagaagctatTATGGATAAAAACACACTTTGAAGTTGTTTTATGAACTGACAACACTTTTTAAAAGATTATTTACTAAACGTGAAACTATttgttgatacccaaaaaagCACAAAGCATGTCGTATGCGTATTTCAACCCCGATAAGGAAATACACATGCAAACCAcatttgaaaatacaaaaattacataTATTTTTGAATCGTCATGCCAAAcatgtggacccaagccacaacTACTCTCTTGGGGCTTGCAGAAGTGGCTATGGTGTGCAAGGTTACAGAAACACATAATGCTCATCTATTGATTCAGCGTCATCATGGTCTCGGTCTTGGGCCTGACATCCAAGCCTGATAACTTGAATTAATTGCGAATTGGTGAATATGAGATTTGGGCTAACCTCTTTTCCTTAAAACTCAAAGCTAAAGAAAATAGTCAGCCCAAGACTTCTTTATCTTTCTGCTAGCTTCGACTTCTTTCCCTGCGATTGTCAAATACACTGCTCAACCCAAAGATCCTTGAGAAATATCGATCCCTCCTGTTAGTTGGTAAAGAAGAGACTTTCTAACCAGTAGAGAGATATCCTCTTCTTCCTTAAACGATAGGCTCACAATTCTCAAACTTCCTCGTCAACCTCGTTCCAGGTTTTGTGCCACCGCAACTGTTTTTACTGCAATCTTTGTTGACGGCGACAACGACCTTCTCCCTCTCCCAAAACTTCATCTCTCAAGTAAGCTTTCTTTCCCCAGACTTTAAGGCATAAATTGTGTCTAGGTTGAAGAAGAAATGTTTTATCCAAAAATCATGTGTTCCTAATGAAGCCTATATAAACGGAGATTTGGGACTGTAATGAGCGGAGTTTTGCCAGTGTAAAGAAACAATCCAGCATAATCGAGCAATAcccaaaatacttagaaacacCTACAGCAAATCAAGCTCTCAAGCCTTTAAGAACAAAACCTAACTCTTAGCCATTGTCTCCCAAAAACTCCTTCAAACCCATCTTCCAAAAACCCAAATCCAGAAATCCCCCAAATTCTCTCACCGCAGTGTGTTTCTAGCTTCCACACCATGCTTCATGTTGTCAAGCCCTATTCATTATCTGAATCACGCACAAAGTCGTCCTAATAATCGGATTATTGGGTTGATTTTGGCCTAGTCAATGTTTAATTCAAAAAGCACCCTCACACTTTTTTAATTCACaattgattattctcacaacacagcagcaacaatttttttttaaaagtcacagttatcccaaactagccctaagTCCTTACTCTGGCCGTGTCAGACCCTTAAGGGGCTTATGCCGGTCCAACCCGCCCTTAATCATGCTTGGGCTGTGGTGGACAGTTATTAAATGAGCCCAGTTCGTACTGTGCTCAGGCTAAAGAGGCTCGTTTGACACCTCTAATTGCATATGTTAGTTGATAAGAATACATTGTCATGGCTAGATAGTATATAACCTTAATTTTATGCTTTTTCATTTCCTGGATGTAGATCAAATTATCCAAAATGCTTTATTTTGATGGCTATATCTACACTTGATCTTTTAATGGCATAAGGATATCCTCTTGTACACATACAACATAATCGAAACTTTCACTCTTGGGTCGGTCCCTCCCTTCTAGTTTTTCAGTCACTTAAAATGAAATTAGAGAAAGCCAAAAGTGATACTGACTCATTTGATAACGCAAGGtacaaaaccaaagaaaattcTCATTTCTAAATTATAAAGAGTAAGAAGATACCAAAAGTTTCCAAATTAATTCCAACCCATTACCATTTCACttgttaaataaaattattgttACTTTCTATTGAAAATAGTTTTGTTGTGTGATGTCATCTAGGATGGAAACGGACCGAGTGAAGGTGGTGTGGTTTGTTACTGTTagggttgttgttgttgtgtttttttttggttttctagttttttttcatggatatgaaaataaatataaaaggaGATAAAGACAAAAATGGGGTAAAATAAGAAGTCTAAGGAgatccaaatttcaaattatGAAGTATAAATAGAATCAcgtatttttaaattttttgtataaaaataattttggcCTGACATGAAAAATAACATAAGGATAGTTTTATTCATACctacaaaattttgaaaatgttCATACCTCCAAATTATTTATTAACCAAATGCAAGTATGTATCTGTGTCCTGAATCAAAATTATacacaaaatctgaaaataataaaattcattaaccAAGTGAACAGAACCCAGTTCATTTTTGCTCTTGGTCCAAACCCAAACTCTACAAAAAAAACTGGGCTTTAACATCTTCACTAAAACCAACCCGTCTACCATTTAACCCGCAAGCCACGAATATATATTGATTTCAGACCCTAAAAACCCTAGCACGAGAAGGCATAAGTAGCTCCCTCACTCTTTCAGCGCCTCCCTCTCTGTTGCGGCCGCCAACATGAAGGTTCGCCCTCTGCAATTTCTTATCTCTCTTTCTAACTCCTTTGCCTGGGTCTCACTGATGTAAACTCTTCGTTTGTGTTTTGCAGTTCAACATCGCCAACCCCACCACCGGTTGCCAGAAGAAGCTGGAAATCGATGACGACCACAAACTG contains these protein-coding regions:
- the LOC112175661 gene encoding annexin D5; this encodes MATLTTPQPPTSPRTDAIDLRKAFKGFGCDTAAVINILAHRDVAQRAQIAREYSTMYSEDFTKRLSSELSGNTKKALLLWTPDPATRDATIVRHALTGSDHRAATEVICSRTPSQIALFKQVYSSIFNTHLERDIGLYTSGDLKNLLLGFVTTQRYEGFEFDRVAAENDAKSLYMAGEKRLGTDEKKFIEVFSNRSRAHLNAVSSAYESMYGNSLRKAVKKETSGNFEHGLVTILECADHPGRYFARVLHKAMKGLGTDDSTLLRVVVTRAEIDMMYVKIEYQKKYGKSLNEAVKSETSGNFRAFLLALLGH
- the LOC112178484 gene encoding putative fasciclin-like arabinogalactan protein 20 produces the protein MALTLEAVSQSLIPKSLLLTIFAPPDFACKRASQPSLSLLQFHFAPLTLPLQTLKSLPAGTKIPTLLSSSSLFVTSPLSATGISLNGVRVTTAASRIYYDGFLIVLRAEDFFDPNPNSGHGSNVKVTFVERYKHDWVSGDFLV